From Pan troglodytes isolate AG18354 chromosome 9, NHGRI_mPanTro3-v2.0_pri, whole genome shotgun sequence, the proteins below share one genomic window:
- the ZNF215 gene encoding zinc finger protein 215 isoform X4 → MEKEIPRKTIFDMKSISGEESSHGVIMTRLTESGHPSSDAWKGENWLYRNQKKWDINLPQEAFIPETIYTEEEDFECSENKKSFDINSISSICAIQQGIPSRKGSPKCDKFKTHFKFNLDSVGKQHSEYEYGNDLSLSTDIRHQKSHTTMNSYECYQCGKAFCRSSSLIRHQIIHTGEKPYKCSECGRFFNRRTNLTKHQKLHAEAKACTSNKCGKAFSKSEDSNNPTLHFGNNFYQCVNCGKSFNRSSSLIRHQMIHTGEKPFKCKECNKAFNRSSNLVKHQKLHTRDKS, encoded by the coding sequence acATGAAGAGTATTTCTGGAGAAGAATCATCCCATGGAGTGATTATGACAAGGCTTACCGAAAGTGGACACCCTTCTTCAGATGCCTGGAAAGGTGAGAATTGGTTATATAGGAACCAGAAAAAATGGGACATAAATTTGCCACAAGAGGCTTTCATTCCTGAGACAATTTACACTGAGGAGGAAGATTTTGAATGTAGTGAAAATAAGAAAAGCTTTGATATTAATTCAATTAGCTCAATTTGTGCTATACAACAGGGAATTCCTTCAAGAAAGGGGTCTCCAAAATGTGATAAGTTTAAAACTCACTTCAAATTTAATTTAGACTCAGTAGGTAAGCAACATTCAGAATATGAATATGGGAATGACTTGAGTTTGAGTACAGATATTCGACACCAAAAAAGTCATACTACAATGAATTCCTATGAATGTTAtcaatgtgggaaagccttctgCCGAAGTTCATCCCTTATTCGACATCAGATCattcacacaggagagaaaccctataaatgcaGTGAATGTGGGAGATTCTTCAACCGACGTACAAACCTTACTAAGCATCAAAAACTTCATGCTGAAGCAAAGGCCTGCACAAGCAATAAATGTGGAAAGGCCTTCAGTAAAAGTGAAGACAGTAATAATCCGACACTCCATTTTGGAAACAATTTCTATCAATGTGTTAACTGTGGAAAATCCTTCAACCGGAGCTCCTCTCTTATTCGACACCAAATGATTCATACGGGAGAGAAACCATTCAAATGTAAGGAATGTAATAAAGCCTTCAACAGGAGTTCAAACCTTGTTAAACATCAAAAACTGCATACTCGAGATAAgtcctga
- the ZNF215 gene encoding zinc finger protein 215 isoform X6, whose product MKSISGEESSHGVIMTRLTESGHPSSDAWKGENWLYRNQKKWDINLPQEAFIPETIYTEEEDFECSENKKSFDINSISSICAIQQGIPSRKGSPKCDKFKTHFKFNLDSVGKQHSEYEYGNDLSLSTDIRHQKSHTTMNSYECYQCGKAFCRSSSLIRHQIIHTGEKPYKCSECGRFFNRRTNLTKHQKLHAEAKACTSNKCGKAFSKSEDSNNPTLHFGNNFYQCVNCGKSFNRSSSLIRHQMIHTGEKPFKCKECNKAFNRSSNLVKHQKLHTRDKS is encoded by the coding sequence ATGAAGAGTATTTCTGGAGAAGAATCATCCCATGGAGTGATTATGACAAGGCTTACCGAAAGTGGACACCCTTCTTCAGATGCCTGGAAAGGTGAGAATTGGTTATATAGGAACCAGAAAAAATGGGACATAAATTTGCCACAAGAGGCTTTCATTCCTGAGACAATTTACACTGAGGAGGAAGATTTTGAATGTAGTGAAAATAAGAAAAGCTTTGATATTAATTCAATTAGCTCAATTTGTGCTATACAACAGGGAATTCCTTCAAGAAAGGGGTCTCCAAAATGTGATAAGTTTAAAACTCACTTCAAATTTAATTTAGACTCAGTAGGTAAGCAACATTCAGAATATGAATATGGGAATGACTTGAGTTTGAGTACAGATATTCGACACCAAAAAAGTCATACTACAATGAATTCCTATGAATGTTAtcaatgtgggaaagccttctgCCGAAGTTCATCCCTTATTCGACATCAGATCattcacacaggagagaaaccctataaatgcaGTGAATGTGGGAGATTCTTCAACCGACGTACAAACCTTACTAAGCATCAAAAACTTCATGCTGAAGCAAAGGCCTGCACAAGCAATAAATGTGGAAAGGCCTTCAGTAAAAGTGAAGACAGTAATAATCCGACACTCCATTTTGGAAACAATTTCTATCAATGTGTTAACTGTGGAAAATCCTTCAACCGGAGCTCCTCTCTTATTCGACACCAAATGATTCATACGGGAGAGAAACCATTCAAATGTAAGGAATGTAATAAAGCCTTCAACAGGAGTTCAAACCTTGTTAAACATCAAAAACTGCATACTCGAGATAAgtcctga